In a genomic window of Coprococcus eutactus:
- a CDS encoding response regulator transcription factor codes for MRMLVVEDEKDLNSIICSKLVKEGYNVDACYDGQAALDFIEMTEYDGVIMDIMIPHVNGMEVLKTIRANNQQVPVLFLTAKGETQDIVRGLDAGASDYMTKPFEFPEFLARLRVMLRTQGVVNENVIACGSLVVDMNNHKAVRDGRNIDLTVREYAILEYLARNRNIVVTREQIRANIWNIDDDVNSNVVDVYIRYLRRKIDDKYDDKLIQTIRGVGYKLEC; via the coding sequence ATGAGAATGTTGGTAGTAGAAGATGAGAAAGATCTAAACAGTATAATATGCAGTAAACTTGTGAAAGAAGGATACAATGTTGATGCCTGTTATGATGGTCAGGCAGCACTTGATTTCATAGAGATGACGGAATACGATGGGGTTATTATGGATATAATGATTCCACATGTGAATGGTATGGAAGTGTTGAAGACTATCAGGGCAAATAATCAGCAGGTTCCGGTATTATTTCTGACGGCCAAGGGCGAGACTCAGGATATAGTTAGAGGACTGGATGCAGGGGCAAGTGATTACATGACAAAGCCCTTTGAATTCCCGGAGTTTCTGGCCAGGCTCAGAGTAATGCTCAGAACCCAGGGGGTGGTTAATGAGAATGTAATTGCGTGCGGATCTCTGGTTGTGGATATGAATAATCATAAGGCTGTGCGGGATGGTCGGAACATAGATCTCACGGTAAGAGAATATGCCATTCTTGAATATTTGGCACGTAATAGAAATATAGTTGTTACACGTGAACAGATAAGGGCGAATATCTGGAATATTGATGATGATGTGAATTCCAATGTGGTTGATGTGTATATCAGATATCTCAGAAGAAAAATCGACGACAAATATGATGATAAACTTATACAGACGATAAGAGGGGTTGGATATAAACTGGAATGTTAA